One Odocoileus virginianus isolate 20LAN1187 ecotype Illinois chromosome 4, Ovbor_1.2, whole genome shotgun sequence DNA segment encodes these proteins:
- the LCA5L gene encoding lebercilin-like protein isoform X2, with translation MSLAGPTETNLGGHFPGTAIENGRSSSKWEGSSPDVPRNSDASDKSVDYSRSRCSCRSPGSHCDYSEDFLSEFSETTARNNLGKPTVKQKKEKKKYNVSKISQPKGQKEISVGKKHRWNVPFLNSHIRVAAQRRDAMAHRILSARLHKIKELKNELADLHHKVEATVIENQFLKQVQLKHLKAIGKYENSQNNLPQIMAKHQNEVKNLRQLLRKSQGKERAVSRKLRETDGELLRTKDALQALQKISEDKSLAEREELTQRLSILTAKMEANDEKIQSLEKQLRLNHKAFTRQLTFENRKTLAAQAATKTLQMEVKHLQQKLKEKDRELEIRNIYTNRILRNLHDKEDYPKVSSTKSVQADRKSFPFPSMRHQETQKSEDVPSWTTKSKKTTGNNGHKEKSIEIIHAITPCVSKLRNQEDSKRKYEDLAKEEQNLEAQPSLKNTGQQRERTENQEKKATLVKEEQELPPKRIQVIHPKGEGGQEDDTEKDKFKRSPEISDMGDMPDKNAAPNIKIPFRQRKHYSFTEAIENLHHGLPASGGLANAGSMRHTHSTGKHHSHSEEMKPEHPAIAYEPSFAKSSRTNAKDKTFREKKSHLMEELFGSGYVLKSNQTSTTVMKEPEETLQAMKMHHLPASQASASNAFGDSRVTVVNSIKSSSPTEGKRKIII, from the exons ATGTCATTGGCTGGTCCAACAGAAACAAATCTAGGTGGACATTTCCCGGGCACGGCCATCGAAAATGGCAGGAGTTCCTCAAAATGGGAGGGCAGCAGCCCAGATGTTCCCAGGAACAGTGATGCTTCTGACAAGAGTGTTGATTACAGCAGATCTCGGTGCTCCTGCAGAAGCCCAGGCTCCCACTGCGATTATTCAGAAGACTTTCTGTCTGAGTTCTCAGAAACCACAGCTAGGAACAACTTAGGGAAGCCTACAGTAAAacaaaagaaggagaagaagaagtatAATGTTTCTAAAATCTCCCAACCTAAAG GCCAGAAGGAAATCTCGGTTGGAAAAAAGCACAGATGGAACGTACCATTtctcaactctcatatccgtgtCGCTGCCCAGCGACGTGATGCCATGGCCCACCGCATCCTGTCAGCGAGGCTTCATAAGATCAAAGAACTGAAGAATGAGTTAGCTGATCTGCACCACAAAGTAGAGGCCACAGTCATAGAAAACCAATTTCTGAAACAAGTCCAGCTTAAGCACTTGAAAGCTATAGGAAAATATGAGAATTCACAAAATAATCTACCTCAAATTATGGCCAAACATCAGAACGAAGTGAAAAATTTAAGACAGCTCCTCAGGAAATCCCAGGGAAAGGAAAGAGCCGTGTCGAGGAAGCTGAGAGAGACGGACGGTGAGCTGCTGAGGACAAAAGATGCCTTGCAGGCCCTGCAGAAGATTTCTGAAGACAAGAGTCTTGCAGAGAGGGAAGAGCTCACTCAGAGATTGTCCATTCTTACAGCAAAGATGGAGGCAAACGACGAAAAGATACAG AGCTTGGAGAAACAATTGAGGCTGAACCATAAAGCCTTTACTCGGCAGCTGACCTTTGAGAACCGGAAGACCTTAGCAGCTCAGGCTGCCACAAAGACTCTGCAGATGGAAGTAAAACACCTTCAACAAAAACTTaag GAGAAGGATCGAGAGCTTGAAATTAGAAACATCTATACTAACCGGATACTCAGAAATTTACACGACAAAGAAGATTATCCAAAAG TTTCTTCAACAAAGTCAGTACAAGCAGACAGGAAAAGTTTTCCATTTCCAAGTATGCGACACCAGGAAACCCAAAAATCGGAAGATGTTCCATCTTGGACAACTAAG AGCAAAAAGACAACAGGAAACAATGGTCATAAAGAaaaatctattgaaataatccATGCAATTACTCCCTGTGTCAGCAAACTACGAAACCAAGAGGATTCCAAGAGAAAATATGAAG ATTTAGCCAAGGAAGAACAAAATTTGGAAGCACAACCATCTCTGAAGAATACTGgacaacagagagagagaacagaaaatcaagaaaagaaggCCACTTTAGTGAAAGAAGAACAGGAACTACCACCAAAAAGAATTCAAGTAATCCATCCCAAAGGGGAAGGTGGTCAGGAAGATGATACAGAAAAAGACAAGTTTAAAAGAAGTCCAGAAATCAGTGACATGGGTGATATGCCAGATAAAAATGCTGCTCCAAATATCAAAATACCCTTCAGACAAAGAAAGCATTATTCATTCACAGAAGCCATCGAAAACCTGCATCACGGGCTTCCTGCCTCAGGCGGGCTGGCCAATGCTGGCAGCATGAGGCACACTCATAGCACAGGCAAGCACCACAGCCACTCGGAAGAAATGAAGCCGGAGCATCCTGCCATCGCCTACGAACCCTCCTTCGCTAAATCTTCCAGAACAAACGCAAAAGACAAAACTTTCAGGGAGAAGAAAAGCCATCTAATGGAGGAACTCTTTGGGTCAGGCTATGTCTTAAAAAGCAACCAAACAAGTACTACTGTTATGAAAGAGCCTGAGGAGACTTTGCAGGCTATGAAGATGCATCATCTACCCGCTAGCCAGGCGTCTGCCAGCAATGCTTTTGGAGATTCTAGAGTAACTGTAGTAAATTCTATTAAGTCATCTTCACccacagaaggaaagagaaagataattatttaa
- the LCA5L gene encoding lebercilin-like protein isoform X1, with product MSLAGPTETNLGGHFPGTAIENGRSSSKWEGSSPDVPRNSDASDKSVDYSRSRCSCRSPGSHCDYSEDFLSEFSETTARNNLGKPTVKQKKEKKKYNVSKISQPKVNRWPCYRAPQCLDFTGFLPFISAEESRFQSPVKCNYVSQHPRKMVFESGQKEISVGKKHRWNVPFLNSHIRVAAQRRDAMAHRILSARLHKIKELKNELADLHHKVEATVIENQFLKQVQLKHLKAIGKYENSQNNLPQIMAKHQNEVKNLRQLLRKSQGKERAVSRKLRETDGELLRTKDALQALQKISEDKSLAEREELTQRLSILTAKMEANDEKIQSLEKQLRLNHKAFTRQLTFENRKTLAAQAATKTLQMEVKHLQQKLKEKDRELEIRNIYTNRILRNLHDKEDYPKVSSTKSVQADRKSFPFPSMRHQETQKSEDVPSWTTKSKKTTGNNGHKEKSIEIIHAITPCVSKLRNQEDSKRKYEDLAKEEQNLEAQPSLKNTGQQRERTENQEKKATLVKEEQELPPKRIQVIHPKGEGGQEDDTEKDKFKRSPEISDMGDMPDKNAAPNIKIPFRQRKHYSFTEAIENLHHGLPASGGLANAGSMRHTHSTGKHHSHSEEMKPEHPAIAYEPSFAKSSRTNAKDKTFREKKSHLMEELFGSGYVLKSNQTSTTVMKEPEETLQAMKMHHLPASQASASNAFGDSRVTVVNSIKSSSPTEGKRKIII from the exons ATGTCATTGGCTGGTCCAACAGAAACAAATCTAGGTGGACATTTCCCGGGCACGGCCATCGAAAATGGCAGGAGTTCCTCAAAATGGGAGGGCAGCAGCCCAGATGTTCCCAGGAACAGTGATGCTTCTGACAAGAGTGTTGATTACAGCAGATCTCGGTGCTCCTGCAGAAGCCCAGGCTCCCACTGCGATTATTCAGAAGACTTTCTGTCTGAGTTCTCAGAAACCACAGCTAGGAACAACTTAGGGAAGCCTACAGTAAAacaaaagaaggagaagaagaagtatAATGTTTCTAAAATCTCCCAACCTAAAG TTAACAGGTGGCCCTGTTACAGAGCACCACAGTGCTTGGATTTCACGGGCTTCTTGCCTTTCATCTCAGCTGAAGAGTCAAGGTTTCAGTCTCCAGTGAAATGTAACTATGTGTCTCAGCATCCCAGGAAGATGGTCTTCGAGTCGG GCCAGAAGGAAATCTCGGTTGGAAAAAAGCACAGATGGAACGTACCATTtctcaactctcatatccgtgtCGCTGCCCAGCGACGTGATGCCATGGCCCACCGCATCCTGTCAGCGAGGCTTCATAAGATCAAAGAACTGAAGAATGAGTTAGCTGATCTGCACCACAAAGTAGAGGCCACAGTCATAGAAAACCAATTTCTGAAACAAGTCCAGCTTAAGCACTTGAAAGCTATAGGAAAATATGAGAATTCACAAAATAATCTACCTCAAATTATGGCCAAACATCAGAACGAAGTGAAAAATTTAAGACAGCTCCTCAGGAAATCCCAGGGAAAGGAAAGAGCCGTGTCGAGGAAGCTGAGAGAGACGGACGGTGAGCTGCTGAGGACAAAAGATGCCTTGCAGGCCCTGCAGAAGATTTCTGAAGACAAGAGTCTTGCAGAGAGGGAAGAGCTCACTCAGAGATTGTCCATTCTTACAGCAAAGATGGAGGCAAACGACGAAAAGATACAG AGCTTGGAGAAACAATTGAGGCTGAACCATAAAGCCTTTACTCGGCAGCTGACCTTTGAGAACCGGAAGACCTTAGCAGCTCAGGCTGCCACAAAGACTCTGCAGATGGAAGTAAAACACCTTCAACAAAAACTTaag GAGAAGGATCGAGAGCTTGAAATTAGAAACATCTATACTAACCGGATACTCAGAAATTTACACGACAAAGAAGATTATCCAAAAG TTTCTTCAACAAAGTCAGTACAAGCAGACAGGAAAAGTTTTCCATTTCCAAGTATGCGACACCAGGAAACCCAAAAATCGGAAGATGTTCCATCTTGGACAACTAAG AGCAAAAAGACAACAGGAAACAATGGTCATAAAGAaaaatctattgaaataatccATGCAATTACTCCCTGTGTCAGCAAACTACGAAACCAAGAGGATTCCAAGAGAAAATATGAAG ATTTAGCCAAGGAAGAACAAAATTTGGAAGCACAACCATCTCTGAAGAATACTGgacaacagagagagagaacagaaaatcaagaaaagaaggCCACTTTAGTGAAAGAAGAACAGGAACTACCACCAAAAAGAATTCAAGTAATCCATCCCAAAGGGGAAGGTGGTCAGGAAGATGATACAGAAAAAGACAAGTTTAAAAGAAGTCCAGAAATCAGTGACATGGGTGATATGCCAGATAAAAATGCTGCTCCAAATATCAAAATACCCTTCAGACAAAGAAAGCATTATTCATTCACAGAAGCCATCGAAAACCTGCATCACGGGCTTCCTGCCTCAGGCGGGCTGGCCAATGCTGGCAGCATGAGGCACACTCATAGCACAGGCAAGCACCACAGCCACTCGGAAGAAATGAAGCCGGAGCATCCTGCCATCGCCTACGAACCCTCCTTCGCTAAATCTTCCAGAACAAACGCAAAAGACAAAACTTTCAGGGAGAAGAAAAGCCATCTAATGGAGGAACTCTTTGGGTCAGGCTATGTCTTAAAAAGCAACCAAACAAGTACTACTGTTATGAAAGAGCCTGAGGAGACTTTGCAGGCTATGAAGATGCATCATCTACCCGCTAGCCAGGCGTCTGCCAGCAATGCTTTTGGAGATTCTAGAGTAACTGTAGTAAATTCTATTAAGTCATCTTCACccacagaaggaaagagaaagataattatttaa